A segment of the Corynebacterium resistens DSM 45100 genome:
CGGCGAACGATCATCTTGTCGCTTGGACGGTTTGGCTTGCGGGTGCGGCCTTCCTTCTGGCCCCATGGGGACACAGGGTGACGACCACCAGAGGTACGACCCTCACCACCACCGTGTGGGTGATCAACTGGGTTCATCACAACACCACGGACGGTTGGGCGCCAGCCCTTCCAGCGCATACGGCCGGCCTTACCCCAGCGGATGTTGATCTGCTCCTGGTTGCCAACCTCGCCGACGGTAGCGCGGCAGCGGATGTCAACACGGCGGATCTCAGAAGAAGGCATACGCAGAACTGCGTACTTGCCTTCCTTACCCAACAGCTGGATGGAGGCACCAGCGGAACGGGCCATCTTAGCGCCGCCACCTGGCTTCAGCTCCACAGCGTGGATAACGGTACCGGCTGGGATGTTACGCAGTGGAAGGTTGTTGCCAACCTTGATGTCTGCGTTTGGTCCGGACTCGAGGATGGTGCCCTGCTTCAGGCCACGAGGAGCGATGATGTAGCGCTTCTCGCCATCAAAGTAGTGCAGCAGAGCGATGTTTGCGGTGCGGTTTGGGTCGTACTCGATGTGAGCGACCTTAGCCAATACGCCGTCCTTGTCGTTACGACGGAAGTCGATAACGCGGTAACGACGCTTGTGGCCACCGCCCTTGTGACGGGTGGTGATGTGGCCGTGAACGTTACGGCCGCCGGTCTTCGACAGCGGGCGCAGCAGAGACTTCTCAGGAGTCGAACGGGTGATCTCGTTGAACTCGGAGACAGAACTCTGGCGGCGACCCGGCGTAGTCGGCTTGTACTTACGAATAGCCATACTTTTGCTTCCTCTTTACCTTTCGGTCTCTCCTGCCCTTAGGCAGCAGAACCACCGAAGATGTCGATCGGATCGCTGCCGGCGACCAGTGTCACCATGGCGCGCTTGGTTGCCTTGCGACGGCCGTAGCCGGTGCGGGTGCGCTTACGCTTGCCCTCGCGGTTGAGGGTGTTCACGCTTGCAACCTTGACGCCAAAGATCTGCTCGACGGCAATCTTAATCTGGGTCTTGTTGGATGCTGGGTTAACCAGGAACGTGTAAACGTTCTGCTCCATCAGGCCGTAGGACTTCTCAGACACTACTGGGGCCAGGATGATGTCACGTGGGTCTGCGACGGTGCTCACTTTGCCTCCTCCTTGGTGTTCTGAGCGGCGTTGATGAACGCGTTCAATGCCTCCACGGAGAACACAACGTCGTCCGCATTGAGAACGTCGTAAGTGTTCAGCTGGTCGCTAACCAGGGTGTGGACGTTTGGCAAGTTACGCACGGACTTGCGGGAGTTAATATCCTCACGACCGAGAACCACGAGTACAGACTTGCGGTCGGTCAGGCGCTCCAAGAAGCCGCGAGCGGACTTGGTGGATGGGGTCTGGCCTGGGACCAGATCCTCAACCACGTGGATGCGTGCGTGGCGTGCGCGATCGGTGAGCGCGCCGCGCAGTGCAGCAGCCTTCATCTTCTTTGGAGTGCGCTGGGAGTAGTCGCGTGGCTGTGGGCCGTGAACCGTGCCACCACCGGTGAAGTGTGGAGCGCGGATGGAGCCCTGACGAGCACGGCCGGTGCCCTTCTGGCGCCATGGCTTACGGCCACCGCCGCGAACGTCGCCGCGGGCCTTGGTGGCGTGGGTTCCCTGACGCTTAGCTGCGAGCTGAGCGGTAACCACCTGGTGCATCAGTGCAACGCTGACCTCAGCGTCGAAGATGGAAGCAGGCAGCTCTACAGAGCCGTTGGTCTTACCGTCAGCGGTGTGGACATCAAGCTTTAGATTGCTCATGCGTGTGCACCGCCCTTCACTGCGGTCTTCACAACGACGATGCCGCCGTTGTTACCTGGTACTGCGCCCTTGACGAGCAGCAGGTTGGACTCAGCATCAACCTTGGCAACCTTCAGGTTCTGCAGGGTAACGCGATCGCTACCCATGCGACCTGCCATGCGCTTGCCCTTAAAGATGCGACCTGGGGTAGCGCAGGCACCGATGCCACCGACGCGACGGTGTGCAGCCTGGTTACCGTGGGAAGCACCCTGACCAGCGAAGCCGTGGCGCTTCATCGCGCCGGCGTAGCCGTGGCCCTTGGTGATGCCGGTTACGTCAACGAACTTCACGTCGTTGAAGATCTCTACGGTGACGTCCTGGCCAACCTCGTATGCGGAAGCATCCTCAACGCGGATTTCCGTTACGTGGCGGCGAGGGGTCACGCCAGCCTTCTTGAAGTGACCAGCAGCAGGCTTGTTCACCTTGCGTGGGTCGATTTCGCCGAAGGCGATCTGGACGGCCTCGTAGCCGTCGGTTTCCTTGGTGCGCACCTGGGT
Coding sequences within it:
- the rplB gene encoding 50S ribosomal protein L2, coding for MAIRKYKPTTPGRRQSSVSEFNEITRSTPEKSLLRPLSKTGGRNVHGHITTRHKGGGHKRRYRVIDFRRNDKDGVLAKVAHIEYDPNRTANIALLHYFDGEKRYIIAPRGLKQGTILESGPNADIKVGNNLPLRNIPAGTVIHAVELKPGGGAKMARSAGASIQLLGKEGKYAVLRMPSSEIRRVDIRCRATVGEVGNQEQINIRWGKAGRMRWKGWRPTVRGVVMNPVDHPHGGGEGRTSGGRHPVSPWGQKEGRTRKPNRPSDKMIVRRRRTNKNKKR
- the rplC gene encoding 50S ribosomal protein L3 — translated: MSDIEIKGILGKKLGMTQIFDDENRVVPVTVVEAGPCVVTQVRTKETDGYEAVQIAFGEIDPRKVNKPAAGHFKKAGVTPRRHVTEIRVEDASAYEVGQDVTVEIFNDVKFVDVTGITKGHGYAGAMKRHGFAGQGASHGNQAAHRRVGGIGACATPGRIFKGKRMAGRMGSDRVTLQNLKVAKVDAESNLLLVKGAVPGNNGGIVVVKTAVKGGAHA
- the rplD gene encoding 50S ribosomal protein L4, with translation MSNLKLDVHTADGKTNGSVELPASIFDAEVSVALMHQVVTAQLAAKRQGTHATKARGDVRGGGRKPWRQKGTGRARQGSIRAPHFTGGGTVHGPQPRDYSQRTPKKMKAAALRGALTDRARHARIHVVEDLVPGQTPSTKSARGFLERLTDRKSVLVVLGREDINSRKSVRNLPNVHTLVSDQLNTYDVLNADDVVFSVEALNAFINAAQNTKEEAK
- the rplW gene encoding 50S ribosomal protein L23 — translated: MSTVADPRDIILAPVVSEKSYGLMEQNVYTFLVNPASNKTQIKIAVEQIFGVKVASVNTLNREGKRKRTRTGYGRRKATKRAMVTLVAGSDPIDIFGGSAA